The following proteins are co-located in the Callithrix jacchus isolate 240 chromosome 10, calJac240_pri, whole genome shotgun sequence genome:
- the ALDH3B1 gene encoding aldehyde dehydrogenase family 3 member B1 isoform X1 produces MDPFEDTLRRLRETFHAGHTRPAEFRAAQLRGLGHFLQDNKQLLHDALAQDLHKSAFESEVSEVAISQGEVTLALRNLRAWMKDEHVPKNLATQLDSAFIRKEPFGLVLIIAPWNYPLNLTLVPLVGALAAGNCVVLKPSEISKSIEKVLAEELPRYLDQSCFAVVLGGPQETGQLLEHRFDYIFFTGSPRVGKIVMTAAAKHLTPVTLELGGKNPCYVDDNCDPQIVANRVAWFRYFNAGQTCVAPDYLLCSPEMQERLLPALQSAITRFYGNDPQSSPNLGRIINQKQFQRLRALLGCGRVAIGGQSDECDRYIAPTVLVDVQETEPVMQEEIFGPILPIVNVRGVDEAIEFINQREKPLALYAFSNSSQVVRRILAQTSSGGFCGNDGFMHMTLASLPFGGVGASGIGRYHGKFSFDTFSHHRACLLRSPGMEKLNAIRYPPHSPRRLRVLLVAMEARGCSCTLL; encoded by the exons ATGGACCCCTTCGAGGACACGCTGCGGCGGCTGCGGGAAACCTTCCACGCGGGGCACACGCGGCCGGCCGAGTTCCGGGCTGCACAGCTCCGGGGACTGGGCCACTTCCTGCAGGACAACAAGCAGCTTCTGCATGATGCCCTGGCCCAGGACCTGCACAAG TCAGCCTTCGAGTCAGAGGTGTCTGAGGTCGCCATCAGCCAGGGTGAGGTCACCCTGGCCCTCAGGAACCTCCGGGCCTGGATGAAGGACGAGCATGTGCCCAAGAACCTG gccacacagctggaCTCAGCCTTCATCCGGAAGGAGCCCTTTGGCCTGGTCCTCATCATTGCGCCCTGGAACTACCCCCTGAACCTGACGCTGGTGCCCCTAGTGGGTGCCCTCGCTGCAG GGAACTGTGTGGTGCTGAAGCCGTCAGAGATTAGCAAGAGCATAGAGAAGGTTCTGGCCGAGGAGCTGCCCCGATACCTGGACCAG AGCTGCTTTGCCGTGGTGCTGGGTGGGCCCCAGGAGACGGGGCAGCTGCTGGAGCACAGGTTCGACTACATCTTCTTCACAG GGAGCCCTCGCGTGGGCAAGATTGTCATGACGGCTGCCGCCAAGCACCTGACACCCGTCACCCTGGAGCTGGGGGGCAAGAACCCCTGCTATGTGGACGATAACTGTGACCCCCAGATCGTGGCCAACCGCGTGGCCTGGTTCCGCTACTTCAACGCCGGCCAGACCTGCGTGGCCCCTGACTACCTCCTGTGTAGCCCTGAGATGCAGGAGAGGCTGCTGCCCGCCCTGCAGAGCGCCATCACCCGTTTCTATGGCAACGACCCCCAGAGCTCCCCAAATCTGGGCCGCATCATCAACCAGAAACAGTTCCAGCGGCTGCGGGCACTGCTGGGCTGCGGCCGCGTGGCCATCGGGGGACAGAGCGACGAGTGCGATCGCTACATCG CCCCCACGGTGCTGGTGGATGTGCAGGAGACGGAGCCGGTGATGCAGGAAGAGATTTTCGGGCCCATCCTGCCCATCGTGAATGTGCGGGGCGTGGACGAGGCCATCGAGTTCATCAACCAGAGGGAGAAGCCCCTGGCCCTGTACGCCTTCTCCAACAGCAGCCAG GTGGTCAGGCGGATACTGGCCCAGACCAGCAGCGGGGGCTTCTGCGGGAACGACGGCTTCATGCACATGACCCTGGCCAGCCTGCCTTTCGGAGGAGTGG GTGCCAGCGGGATAGGCCGGTACCACGGCAAGTTCTCCTTCGACACTTTCTCCCACCATCGTGCCTGCCTCCTGCGCAGCCCAGGGATGGAAAAGCTCAATGCCATCCGCTACCCTCCCCACTCACCGCGCCGCCTGAGGGTGCTGCTGGTGGCCATGGAGGCCCGAGGCTGCAGCTGCACGCTGCTCTGA
- the ALDH3B1 gene encoding aldehyde dehydrogenase family 3 member B1 isoform X2, which produces MDPFEDTLRRLRETFHAGHTRPAEFRAAQLRGLGHFLQDNKQLLHDALAQDLHKATQLDSAFIRKEPFGLVLIIAPWNYPLNLTLVPLVGALAAGNCVVLKPSEISKSIEKVLAEELPRYLDQSCFAVVLGGPQETGQLLEHRFDYIFFTGSPRVGKIVMTAAAKHLTPVTLELGGKNPCYVDDNCDPQIVANRVAWFRYFNAGQTCVAPDYLLCSPEMQERLLPALQSAITRFYGNDPQSSPNLGRIINQKQFQRLRALLGCGRVAIGGQSDECDRYIAPTVLVDVQETEPVMQEEIFGPILPIVNVRGVDEAIEFINQREKPLALYAFSNSSQVVRRILAQTSSGGFCGNDGFMHMTLASLPFGGVGASGIGRYHGKFSFDTFSHHRACLLRSPGMEKLNAIRYPPHSPRRLRVLLVAMEARGCSCTLL; this is translated from the exons ATGGACCCCTTCGAGGACACGCTGCGGCGGCTGCGGGAAACCTTCCACGCGGGGCACACGCGGCCGGCCGAGTTCCGGGCTGCACAGCTCCGGGGACTGGGCCACTTCCTGCAGGACAACAAGCAGCTTCTGCATGATGCCCTGGCCCAGGACCTGCACAAG gccacacagctggaCTCAGCCTTCATCCGGAAGGAGCCCTTTGGCCTGGTCCTCATCATTGCGCCCTGGAACTACCCCCTGAACCTGACGCTGGTGCCCCTAGTGGGTGCCCTCGCTGCAG GGAACTGTGTGGTGCTGAAGCCGTCAGAGATTAGCAAGAGCATAGAGAAGGTTCTGGCCGAGGAGCTGCCCCGATACCTGGACCAG AGCTGCTTTGCCGTGGTGCTGGGTGGGCCCCAGGAGACGGGGCAGCTGCTGGAGCACAGGTTCGACTACATCTTCTTCACAG GGAGCCCTCGCGTGGGCAAGATTGTCATGACGGCTGCCGCCAAGCACCTGACACCCGTCACCCTGGAGCTGGGGGGCAAGAACCCCTGCTATGTGGACGATAACTGTGACCCCCAGATCGTGGCCAACCGCGTGGCCTGGTTCCGCTACTTCAACGCCGGCCAGACCTGCGTGGCCCCTGACTACCTCCTGTGTAGCCCTGAGATGCAGGAGAGGCTGCTGCCCGCCCTGCAGAGCGCCATCACCCGTTTCTATGGCAACGACCCCCAGAGCTCCCCAAATCTGGGCCGCATCATCAACCAGAAACAGTTCCAGCGGCTGCGGGCACTGCTGGGCTGCGGCCGCGTGGCCATCGGGGGACAGAGCGACGAGTGCGATCGCTACATCG CCCCCACGGTGCTGGTGGATGTGCAGGAGACGGAGCCGGTGATGCAGGAAGAGATTTTCGGGCCCATCCTGCCCATCGTGAATGTGCGGGGCGTGGACGAGGCCATCGAGTTCATCAACCAGAGGGAGAAGCCCCTGGCCCTGTACGCCTTCTCCAACAGCAGCCAG GTGGTCAGGCGGATACTGGCCCAGACCAGCAGCGGGGGCTTCTGCGGGAACGACGGCTTCATGCACATGACCCTGGCCAGCCTGCCTTTCGGAGGAGTGG GTGCCAGCGGGATAGGCCGGTACCACGGCAAGTTCTCCTTCGACACTTTCTCCCACCATCGTGCCTGCCTCCTGCGCAGCCCAGGGATGGAAAAGCTCAATGCCATCCGCTACCCTCCCCACTCACCGCGCCGCCTGAGGGTGCTGCTGGTGGCCATGGAGGCCCGAGGCTGCAGCTGCACGCTGCTCTGA
- the ALDH3B1 gene encoding aldehyde dehydrogenase family 3 member B1 isoform X3: protein MDPFEDTLRRLRETFHAGHTRPAEFRAAQLRGLGHFLQDNKQLLHDALAQDLHKSAFESEVSEVAISQGEVTLALRNLRAWMKDEHVPKNLATQLDSAFIRKEPFGLVLIIAPWNYPLNLTLVPLVGALAAGNCVVLKPSEISKSIEKVLAEELPRYLDQSCFAVVLGGPQETGQLLEHRFDYIFFTGSPRVGKIVMTAAAKHLTPVTLELGGKNPCYVDDNCDPQIVANRVAWFRYFNAGQTCVAPDYLLCSPEMQERLLPALQSAITRFYGNDPQSSPNLGRIINQKQFQRLRALLGCGRVAIGGQSDECDRYIGGQADTGPDQQRGLLRERRLHAHDPGQPAFRRSGCQRDRPVPRQVLLRHFLPPSCLPPAQPRDGKAQCHPLPSPLTAPPEGAAGGHGGPRLQLHAALSPFPGPGQRPP from the exons ATGGACCCCTTCGAGGACACGCTGCGGCGGCTGCGGGAAACCTTCCACGCGGGGCACACGCGGCCGGCCGAGTTCCGGGCTGCACAGCTCCGGGGACTGGGCCACTTCCTGCAGGACAACAAGCAGCTTCTGCATGATGCCCTGGCCCAGGACCTGCACAAG TCAGCCTTCGAGTCAGAGGTGTCTGAGGTCGCCATCAGCCAGGGTGAGGTCACCCTGGCCCTCAGGAACCTCCGGGCCTGGATGAAGGACGAGCATGTGCCCAAGAACCTG gccacacagctggaCTCAGCCTTCATCCGGAAGGAGCCCTTTGGCCTGGTCCTCATCATTGCGCCCTGGAACTACCCCCTGAACCTGACGCTGGTGCCCCTAGTGGGTGCCCTCGCTGCAG GGAACTGTGTGGTGCTGAAGCCGTCAGAGATTAGCAAGAGCATAGAGAAGGTTCTGGCCGAGGAGCTGCCCCGATACCTGGACCAG AGCTGCTTTGCCGTGGTGCTGGGTGGGCCCCAGGAGACGGGGCAGCTGCTGGAGCACAGGTTCGACTACATCTTCTTCACAG GGAGCCCTCGCGTGGGCAAGATTGTCATGACGGCTGCCGCCAAGCACCTGACACCCGTCACCCTGGAGCTGGGGGGCAAGAACCCCTGCTATGTGGACGATAACTGTGACCCCCAGATCGTGGCCAACCGCGTGGCCTGGTTCCGCTACTTCAACGCCGGCCAGACCTGCGTGGCCCCTGACTACCTCCTGTGTAGCCCTGAGATGCAGGAGAGGCTGCTGCCCGCCCTGCAGAGCGCCATCACCCGTTTCTATGGCAACGACCCCCAGAGCTCCCCAAATCTGGGCCGCATCATCAACCAGAAACAGTTCCAGCGGCTGCGGGCACTGCTGGGCTGCGGCCGCGTGGCCATCGGGGGACAGAGCGACGAGTGCGATCGCTACATCG GTGGTCAGGCGGATACTGGCCCAGACCAGCAGCGGGGGCTTCTGCGGGAACGACGGCTTCATGCACATGACCCTGGCCAGCCTGCCTTTCGGAGGAGTGG GTGCCAGCGGGATAGGCCGGTACCACGGCAAGTTCTCCTTCGACACTTTCTCCCACCATCGTGCCTGCCTCCTGCGCAGCCCAGGGATGGAAAAGCTCAATGCCATCCGCTACCCTCCCCACTCACCGCGCCGCCTGAGGGTGCTGCTGGTGGCCATGGAGGCCCGAGGCTGCAGCTGCACGCTGCTCTGAGCCCCTTTCCAGGCCCAGGCCAGAGACCACCATGA
- the ALDH3B1 gene encoding aldehyde dehydrogenase family 3 member B1 isoform X4 yields MNDKWKQALPGGGCGLLLTLGTLAHPDPTHFLQSAFESEVSEVAISQGEVTLALRNLRAWMKDEHVPKNLATQLDSAFIRKEPFGLVLIIAPWNYPLNLTLVPLVGALAAGNCVVLKPSEISKSIEKVLAEELPRYLDQSCFAVVLGGPQETGQLLEHRFDYIFFTGSPRVGKIVMTAAAKHLTPVTLELGGKNPCYVDDNCDPQIVANRVAWFRYFNAGQTCVAPDYLLCSPEMQERLLPALQSAITRFYGNDPQSSPNLGRIINQKQFQRLRALLGCGRVAIGGQSDECDRYIAPTVLVDVQETEPVMQEEIFGPILPIVNVRGVDEAIEFINQREKPLALYAFSNSSQVVRRILAQTSSGGFCGNDGFMHMTLASLPFGGVGASGIGRYHGKFSFDTFSHHRACLLRSPGMEKLNAIRYPPHSPRRLRVLLVAMEARGCSCTLL; encoded by the exons atgaatgacaaatgGAAGCAGGCCCTGCCTGGAGGAGGCTGTGGCCTCCTGCTGACCCTGGGAACCCTGGCCCACCCTGACCCCACCCACTTCCTGCAGTCAGCCTTCGAGTCAGAGGTGTCTGAGGTCGCCATCAGCCAGGGTGAGGTCACCCTGGCCCTCAGGAACCTCCGGGCCTGGATGAAGGACGAGCATGTGCCCAAGAACCTG gccacacagctggaCTCAGCCTTCATCCGGAAGGAGCCCTTTGGCCTGGTCCTCATCATTGCGCCCTGGAACTACCCCCTGAACCTGACGCTGGTGCCCCTAGTGGGTGCCCTCGCTGCAG GGAACTGTGTGGTGCTGAAGCCGTCAGAGATTAGCAAGAGCATAGAGAAGGTTCTGGCCGAGGAGCTGCCCCGATACCTGGACCAG AGCTGCTTTGCCGTGGTGCTGGGTGGGCCCCAGGAGACGGGGCAGCTGCTGGAGCACAGGTTCGACTACATCTTCTTCACAG GGAGCCCTCGCGTGGGCAAGATTGTCATGACGGCTGCCGCCAAGCACCTGACACCCGTCACCCTGGAGCTGGGGGGCAAGAACCCCTGCTATGTGGACGATAACTGTGACCCCCAGATCGTGGCCAACCGCGTGGCCTGGTTCCGCTACTTCAACGCCGGCCAGACCTGCGTGGCCCCTGACTACCTCCTGTGTAGCCCTGAGATGCAGGAGAGGCTGCTGCCCGCCCTGCAGAGCGCCATCACCCGTTTCTATGGCAACGACCCCCAGAGCTCCCCAAATCTGGGCCGCATCATCAACCAGAAACAGTTCCAGCGGCTGCGGGCACTGCTGGGCTGCGGCCGCGTGGCCATCGGGGGACAGAGCGACGAGTGCGATCGCTACATCG CCCCCACGGTGCTGGTGGATGTGCAGGAGACGGAGCCGGTGATGCAGGAAGAGATTTTCGGGCCCATCCTGCCCATCGTGAATGTGCGGGGCGTGGACGAGGCCATCGAGTTCATCAACCAGAGGGAGAAGCCCCTGGCCCTGTACGCCTTCTCCAACAGCAGCCAG GTGGTCAGGCGGATACTGGCCCAGACCAGCAGCGGGGGCTTCTGCGGGAACGACGGCTTCATGCACATGACCCTGGCCAGCCTGCCTTTCGGAGGAGTGG GTGCCAGCGGGATAGGCCGGTACCACGGCAAGTTCTCCTTCGACACTTTCTCCCACCATCGTGCCTGCCTCCTGCGCAGCCCAGGGATGGAAAAGCTCAATGCCATCCGCTACCCTCCCCACTCACCGCGCCGCCTGAGGGTGCTGCTGGTGGCCATGGAGGCCCGAGGCTGCAGCTGCACGCTGCTCTGA